TAACTACGGATATGAATTCTTAGCGTTCTTATGGCGCTTTAACTTCTAATGAAGCCACCCATAAAAAGAAATTTGGTTGCTGAAGTTAAATCTTTCTAAATATAAACTGTTTAGAGAGAACAGGTTGCCACTTTCTCAACGCAGTGAATTAATTTGATGTTTATCACGGCGAGCTTCTTAGTTGGGAATTTAAATCGACGCCGCGTCGCAAATGTTTCACGTGAAACATAGATGATAGATGAACTTTCCAACTCTCAAAACAAATCAGCTCTTGCTGCGGGGCCTCAAACCCGAAGATGCTCCCAGGGTTCAGCTTCTTGCCGGCGACCGTGAAATAGCGGATACCACGCTGACTATTCCTCCTCCACTTGAAGCCGAAATGGCAGAACAATATGTTGAGGGCAAGATCTCGCTTTATGAAGGCGGCAAGGGGGTTTGTTTTGCGGTAACTCTGGCTGCGGAGGATGTTCTCGTTGGTGTGGTCACCTTAAAGAATATTGATCAGACCCACAAAAATGCCGAAGTGGGCTATTGGATTGGTAAAGATTACTGGCATAACGGCTACGCCACAGAGGCGGCCCTTGCCGTGGTCAATTATGGGCTTGAGGAACTAAACTTACAACGCATTTATGCTCATTGTCTAAGCCGCAATCCATTGTCCGGCAAGGTACTCGCAAAGATTGGCAT
The genomic region above belongs to candidate division KSB1 bacterium and contains:
- a CDS encoding GNAT family N-acetyltransferase, which codes for MNFPTLKTNQLLLRGLKPEDAPRVQLLAGDREIADTTLTIPPPLEAEMAEQYVEGKISLYEGGKGVCFAVTLAAEDVLVGVVTLKNIDQTHKNAEVGYWIGKDYWHNGYATEAALAVVNYGLEELNLQRIYAHCLSRNPLSGKVLAKIGMTHEGTLRQHILKWNEFEDIDLYGILRSEHRLGDR